A stretch of the Pan paniscus chromosome 2, NHGRI_mPanPan1-v2.0_pri, whole genome shotgun sequence genome encodes the following:
- the AMIGO3 gene encoding amphoterin-induced protein 3 — MTWLVLLGALLCMLRVGLGTPDSEGFPPRALHNCPYKCICAADLLSCTGLGLQDVPAELPAATADLDLSHNALQRLRPGWLAPLFQLRALHLDHNELDALGRGVFANASGLRLLDLSSNTLRALGRHDLDGLGALEKLLLFNNRLVHLDEHAFHGLRALSHLYLGCNELASFSFDHLHGLSATHLLTLDLSSNRLGHISVPELAALPAFLKNGLYLHNNPLPCDCRLYHLLQRWHQRGLSAVRDFAREYVCLAFKVPASRVRFFQHSRVFENCSSAPALGLERPEEHLYALVGRSLRLYCNTSVPAMRIAWVSPQQELLRAPGSRDGSIAVLADGSLAIGNVQEQHAGLFVCLATGPRLHHNQTHEYNVSVHFPRPEPEAFNTGFTTLLGCAVGLVLVLLYLFAPPCRCCRRACRCRRWPQTPSPLQELRAQSSVLSTTPPDAPSRKASVHKHVVFLEPGRRGLNGRVQLAVAEEFDLYNPGGLQLKAGSESASSIGSEGPMTT; from the coding sequence ATGACCTGGTTGGTGCTGCTGGGGGCACTGCTCTGCATGCTGCGCGTTGGGTTAGGCACCCCGGACTCCGAGGGTTTCCCGCCCCGTGCGCTCCACAACTGCCCCTACAAATGTATCTGCGCTGCCGACCTGCTAAGCTGCACTGGCCTAGGGCTGCAGGACGTGCCAGCCGAGTTACCTGCCGCTACTGCGGACCTCGACCTGAGCCACAACGCGCTCCAGCGCCTGCGCCCCGGCTGGTTGGCGCCCCTCTTCCAGCTGCGCGCCCTGCACCTAGACCACAACGAACTAGATGCGCTGGGTCGCGGCGTCTTCGCCAACGCCAGCGGCCTGAGGCTGCTCGATCTATCATCTAACACGTTGCGGGCGCTTGGCCGCCACGACCTCGACGGGCTGGGGGCGCTGGAGAAGCTGCTTCTGTTCAATAACCGCTTGGTGCACTTGGATGAGCATGCCTTCCACGGCCTGCGCGCGCTCAGCCATCTCTACCTGGGCTGCAACGAACTCGCCTCGTTCTCTTTCGACCACCTGCACGGTCTGAGCGCCACCCACCTGCTTACTCTGGACCTCTCCTCCAACCGGCTGGGACACATCTCCGTACCTGAGCTGGCCGCGCTGCCGGCCTTCCTCAAGAACGGCCTCTACTTGCACAACAACCCCTTGCCTTGCGACTGCCGCCTCTACCACCTGCTACAGCGCTGGCACCAGCGGGGCCTGAGCGCCGTGCGCGACTTTGCGCGCGAGTACGTATGCTTGGCCTTCAAGGTACCCGCGTCCCGCGTGCGCTTCTTCCAGCACAGCCGCGTCTTTGAGAACTGCTCGTCAGCCCCAGCTCTTGGCCTAGAGCGACCGGAAGAGCACCTGTACGCGCTGGTGGGTCGGTCCCTGAGGCTTTACTGCAACACCAGCGTCCCGGCCATGCGCATTGCCTGGGTTTCGCCGCAGCAGGAGCTTCTCAGGGCGCCAGGATCCCGCGATGGCAGCATCGCGGTGCTGGCCGACGGCAGCTTGGCCATAGGCAACGTACAGGAGCAGCATGCGGGACTCTTCGTGTGCCTGGCCACTGGGCCCCGCCTGCACCACAACCAGACGCACGAGTACAACGTGAGCGTGCACTTTCCGCGCCCAGAGCCCGAGGCTTTCAACACAGGCTTCACCACACTGCTGGGCTGTGCCGTGGGCCTTGTGCTCGTGCTGCTCTACCTGTTCGCCCCACCCTGCCGCTGCTGCCGCCGTGCCTGCCGCTGCCGCCGCTGGCCCCAAACACCCAGCCCGCTCCAAGAGCTGAGAGCACAGTCCTCAGTACTCAGCACCACACCGCCAGACGCACCCAGCCGCAAGGCCAGCGTCCACAAGCACGTAGTCTTTCTGGAGCCAGGCCGGAGGGGCCTCAATGGCCGCGTGCAGCTGGCAGTAGCTGAGGAATTCGATCTCTACAACCCTGGAGGCCTGCAGCTGAAGGCTGGCTCTGAGTCCGCTAGCTCCATAGGCTCCGAGGGTCCCATGACGACCTAG